The following are encoded together in the Zingiber officinale cultivar Zhangliang chromosome 8A, Zo_v1.1, whole genome shotgun sequence genome:
- the LOC122009452 gene encoding auxin-induced protein 5NG4-like, whose translation MGGESFSSGQVKLLAAVLLLQLCYAGYNIAAKVALDKGIGQFVFPVYRNVIGFSLLAPFAYFLEKEDRPSLSLSLLFQFFLLGSFGITITQVCFLIGLRYVPTTYAAAIQNLGPALTFAMAAALGLEQVHIAKRYGLAKVLGMVTSIGGAIVITLYKGHPLLSHPLSTNVLATPLVLNSILHWTLGCAYILGNCFTWSVWMVLQVPVVKKYPAKLSFSAFICFFGFLQCLVVACISETDSEKWKVHSVEQLCAILYSGLVMSGVAIALQIWCIDKGGPLFTAVFGPVHIVAVAIVSVLIFDDRLYLGGVVGSVLIVFGLYLVLWGKKEEKVSNQDMSQGLQRHLLQIDPCE comes from the exons ATGGGAGGAGAATCATTTTCCTCAGGGCAGGTTAAGCTTCTTGCAGCCGTGCTTCTACTACAACTATGTTATGCAGGTTACAATATAGCTGCTAAGGTTGCACTCGACAAGGGCATCGGCCAATTTGTCTTTCCAGTGTATAGGAATGTTATCGGTTTCTCGTTGCTAGCTCCATTTGCATACTTTCTCGAGAA GGAAGACCGACCATCTTTATCTCTTTCTTTGCTGTTTCAATTCTTCCTTCTTGGATCCTTTGG GATTACAATCACTCAAGTATGTTTCCTCATCGGCTTACGCTATGTGCCCACAACTTATGCCGCTGCGATCCAGAATTTGGGCCCGGCACTCACATTTGCCATGGCTGCGGCTCTCGG GCTTGAGCAAGTCCACATCGCAAAGAGATACGGGTTAGCAAAGGTGCTCGGCATGGTTACTAGCATAGGAGGTGCCATTGTCATCACTCTATACAAGGGTCATCCCCTGCTATCTCACCCTCTTTCGACAAATGTTTTAGCCACTCCCCTAGTTTTAAACTCTATACTACACTGGACACTGGGTTGTGCCTACATACTTGGAAATTGCTTTACATGGTCTGTCTGGATGGTGCTTCAG GTTCCAGTGGTGAAGAAGTACCCAGCTAAGCTCTCATTTAGTGCCTTCATCTGCTTCTTCGGGTTTTTGCAATGCCTTGTCGTAGCATGCATTTCTGAAACTGACAGCGAGAAGTGGAAAGTGCATTCAGTAGAACAGCTCTGTGCAATTCTCTATTCA GGGCTTGTCATGTCGGGCGTTGCCATTGCTCTTCAGATATGGTGCATAGATAAAGGGGGTCCTCTTTTCACTGCTGTCTTCGGGCCAGTGCATATTGTGGCTGTGGCCATAGTGTCGGTTCTCATCTTCGACGATCGATTATACTTGGGAGG GGTTGTTGGATCAGTTCTCATAGTGTTTGGGCTGTACTTGGTTCTATGGGGCAAAAAGGAGGAGAAAGTTTCGAATCAGGACATGAGCCAAGGGCTACAGAGGCATCTCCTCCAAATCGACCCATGCGAGTAG